Proteins found in one Neomonachus schauinslandi chromosome 1, ASM220157v2, whole genome shotgun sequence genomic segment:
- the CSTB gene encoding cystatin-B: protein MMCGAPTASQPATAETQAIADQVKPQLEEQENKKYATFKAVEFRSQVVAGMNYFIKVQVDNDEFVHLRVFRSLPHENKPVALSSYQTNKARHDELAYF from the exons ATGATGTGCGGGGCGCCCACCGCCTCGCAGCCCGCCACGGCCGAGACCCAGGCCATCGCCGACCAG GTGAAGCCCCAGCTGGAAGAACAGGAAAATAAGAAGTATGCTACCTTTAAGGCTGTGGAATTCAGGAGCCAGGTGGTCGCAGGGATGAATTACTTCATCAAG GTTCAAGTTGACAATGATGAGTTTGTGCACCTTCGAGTATTTCGAAGTCTCCCGCACGAAAACAAGCCTGTGGCCTTGTCCAGCTATCAGACCAACAAAGCCAGGCATGACGAGTTGGCGTATTTCTAG